A window of Nicotiana sylvestris chromosome 8, ASM39365v2, whole genome shotgun sequence genomic DNA:
ttcttaggccaacaaatttcccctttttgatgatgacaaactctgtgctttttacttacttggatcctgtaagaactcagcttaaccatcaatacaaaGTGTAGAAGATTTACTCATCATCAAGAACCatgttaattaggttataaatatcagtttattcagaatgtgtaaagcacaatttcttcccccttttggcatcatcgaaaagttgcatacaaagtgtgagtcccagattttaataagtactcatgacgactggggcaactgcaagtgcaatcatggtttaatcatcagtaatcaagcaaacatatttaaactatcaaggaaagattaacattgaacaagagcaaaaacagtagatatcaatgaTAGAggatatgttgctaccacaatccacaaccagaaagcaaaaaacatttaaaacatgagcaaaaaagatagaaaaatcctTAATCCGGGTCACTGAAGGTACTAGACTTGTTTAGGAGACAAAAGCTAGAATTCCTAAGGCTTAGAGGAGgtagagggttggttttgggcttggagaagattcaaCATATTATGAAGAATTCCACCATTCTTCTACTTTTCTTTGGTAAgttcagttctgagagcatccctctcagattccaCGTATGCCACACGATCCTCGAGCCTACCTACCTCAGCATCCTTGGCTTCACATTCCTGAACAAGAGCCCTGACTTTACTGTTGATaggagtcttcttggatgaactAGGTCATTTGGGATGTCACTGACTAAGTAGTCATAAGCAATCAGAGTGTTAATGCCAAAATGATCCTTTCttgaggccatttcccatttcttcagaggcacattgcacctatccagaatcgtagtcagaataaagccatagggggtagcatgagccttggagccattgatgacCCTGTCCAGCAGCTTGATGAAGGCAGGCCAATTAATTTTCCTTCCACTTTCCAGGCACTCCATAATAACTAGGTCCATATAGTTTGCAATATGCCTTCTCTCCTATCTGGGAAATAAGCACTTATTGACTaattcaaacaagaccttgtGCTGAGGCATCATTTCACTTTTCTGAACAACCCTAGCCTAATTCACATCTTCAGCATCACAGAACCTCCTGGTAATGTCAAGGGTAGTAGGAAGGGAGTCCATACAAGGCCACCTTTaccttgtatagtcatcaaacccttcagagggtatatcaaggatctctcccagtttttctgcatcaaaggacacttgaactcctttcaccaggttgataaccttgccatccttaacctctgcatttcccatgaactcaatgatctcattcctggctagcctaccatccatctaaaggaccatgtccttccacccATGAGCAGCTAAGGCATCCACTAGTTTcatcattcctggttccaccaggtcttTCAGCACTCTAcccttcaaaatctttcttttgccaaacatggcaAGCTTGTCTTGTTTACCATCAGAATCATCTTCTACTTCTTTTCTCCACTCTACTTATTTTTGGCCTtggggtctgaacctccactgTTTGAACTTCCTCCAGATGGACATGTTCCATCTATTCAACCTCCATAGCCTCTGAGGACTCTGCAACCTTCCCTTTTATTTAAGCCAACTTTTTTTTCTTACTCTCAGCTAAAGCCTTTTGGAGATCACTCTTACTCTGCTTCACCCTGCTTCTTGTAGCTCTTCCCTTTGGCAATGAAATTTCAATCTTTGTTGTGGATGAaacctttcttttcttggagggtTTAGGAGCACTGGGGGCTTTTGGTGTAGGAGTTCATCatttctttggatcataacttACCACAACCTTTTTCAACAGGTCTGCTAGGGTTACTTcagtagatgaaccaggttcatctccttGTGTGCTTAGATTAAGTAACCCTTCAGCAGCTTCACTAGAACTACTTCCCTTTGACTTCTTGCCACTCTCTTCTACCTTTTATTATTCAACCCCACGGATAGCAGGCACGGACAAATTAGTAGTGGGTGAATGATCAACAACTCTtttcccatttcccctctcttcaccacatgcaccctctctctctctctctttgtttttcaggtttctttttacctccactccttcgtAACTCAGGTAATTCTACATCCCTGATAGGCCCAACTAGAATAAACCTAGTTTCTAGattttcagacaaagaagaacttaccttagaaggggattcttgagtcttttcAGAGTTAGAAGACCCAGGTCCTTCCCCCTCACTAGCGGATTTATATGACTCAGAATCAGAGTTGGAGTCAGAGTCTTGGACCTCACTTGCCTTTAATAtctcatttaatttctttttgagAGCTCCAGACGCTACTGTTTTCCGAGCAAGCATTTTCACCCTTCTCAGCCTGGGTTTGGGAGATGTACTAGGTGGAGGAGGTGTAGATGAATTAGAGGGAGTGGGTGGTGGAGGAGTTCCAGGATTGTCTTGTGGGTTGGTCATGATCGctggtttcttgagagaatttgtgagttagaattttggagaagaaggcAAGTGAAAGTGAAGAGGGATTTTTGACGGTTTAGAATTATGGAGATGGAAGAAGGTAATGATGTATATTTAAAGAGAAATACACATTTAACGTATAACGGTAGCTTTAGCAGTGGTCAATTAGAGGTtaatcaacctgaaattgcaGGCTTGAATGATCGGTtaagcttccctagattttagaCAATTTTTGTGGTTTAAAGTTCTAAGGCTgacggaactggttcaaagcTAACAAATAGAATATTGTAAGGAATTGAACAAttgtaggacttctgctcatgatttaaatatttatatttctagttgtgcagagtatagaaaacataccttagctTTCAGATGAACTCATaatgatgaaccaggttcttcatttagaatactcttgaacatgcctcaatttaccataatagagaaaattttgtaagagatcagtgagtcatattaacacatgtcacaggagtatactaattatagtatgaagctgagtaagaattaatctagatatttacacaagttcagattttctagccaaaaataatttttttcatttttttttcaatttttttcattgtgcattctgagatggtcctattaggtgatcttaatcatccctaattccaacattttcctctcaaagttttctctactcagtgcattagtgaagatgtcaacaatttgtttatcagtagtacagaattctatggagatcaatcctttctcatagttatctcttaagaaatggtgtctaacatctatgtgcttagtccacttatgatgaacaaggttctttgtcatacttatatcACTAGTGTTATTATAGAAGAtgggaatgcaaccaacttcaatgccaaaatctaccagctgctGTTTGATCCTTAACAATtaagcacaacaagaggcaacaacaacatattcagcctcaacaGTGGATAatgccactgaattttgctttttagtggcacatgatacaagacatgaaccaagcaAATGAGCCATACGTAAGGTGCTTTttctatccacaaggaaacctgcataatcagcatcaacataccctactagattgaaattactacctttagggtaccaaagacacagatcagtagtgcctttcaaatatctcagtatcctcttgacaacatcaagtgagattcctttggattagcCTAAAAGAGAGCACAAAGCCCTAGactgaaaactatgtcaggtctgccggtagtaagatacaaaagtgaaccaatcatacccctatacaacttctgatcaacagatgaaccaggttcatccatgtctaatttagtggcagttgcaatgggggtgtctatttcctttgatttatccattttaaactttttgatcagctcctttgcatatttctgctaatggatcatggttccacttgggctttgtttgatctataagcctaagaaaaagttaagctcacccatcatactcatttcaacctcattccccattaatttggcaaaatccttacttagtttgtcagtggttgccccaaaaattatgtcaccaacatatatttgtaacataagaaaatccttacctttttccctcaagaatagagtaCTGTTAATTTTATCTCTTTTGTAGTCATgatcaagcaggaatttggacaatcgatcataccatgctctaggagcctgcttgagtccatagagagccttgtctaatttgtacacatgctcaggacattccttgctctcaaaccatggaggttgtttaacaaacacttcttcttttaggtagccattcagaAAGGCTcctttgacatccatctgatgaagagtgaattccatatgtgctgcaaaggctatgaggagtcttattgcctctagtcttgcaattggagcaaaagtctcatcataatctataccctccttttggctgtaaccttggaccaccagtgttgtcttgtttcttgtaactgttccatctttatCAAGTTTGTTCCTGACGATCCATTTTGTGCTaattactgatctgtccttgggtcctggaactagatgccaaacttgacttctctcgaactgattgagttcatcttgtattgcatttacccaatctgcatcctgcaaagcctcgacaacatttttaggtttaataagagataggaaagcatcaaaagcacactgattctttaattgtgatctagttttgactccagaggttggatcagtaattatgttctcaataggatgagaactttgatacttgtgaggtttcacaacaaACTGATTTTtgcttgatgtttctcccatgttctgttgctgaggaacatggtcatgaacaggttcctttaggggattggtttcaattcctctttgatTAGTTTCCCCTATCAGGTTGCcttggatggaagaacctgttccatcacttgttccttcttttggttcCACTTTAGCTTGAGCTGAGACTTTGCTCAaatcttttaccagcccaatagcttcatcttcatttttctgtctctcagaaagaatgttagtttcatcaaacactacatgtacactttcttctacacacaaagttcttttattgaacattTTATATGCTtttctatgtgaagaatatcccaagaatactccctcatcacttatgggatcaaacttacctagggagtcatttccattattgtgcacaaagcacttgcatccaaatgccctaagatgggatatatttggttttctccctttaagtaactcatagggagtcttctctacaagtggtctagtcatgcatctatttatgatataacatgcagtgtttacagcctctaCCCAGAAGCTGTGGgacagtttactagaaagaagcatagtcctagccatatcttcaagagtcctattctttttttcaactactccattttgttaaggagtcctaggggcagagaagttatgatctataccatgctcatcacaaaattcagcaaacttagcattttcatattcagttccatgatcagacctgatggatgcaagttgattagctagttgtttctgagtctttctacaaaggcagtaaacatgtcaaatgctttaTCCTTAGATGTTAAGAATAGTACCCAGGCAatcctagaataatcatcaacaagtaccatcacatatttcttaccacctctgcttagtgtactcattggaccacagagatccatatgaaccagttctaacatcctggttgtgcttaccattttcttgcttttaaaggatgatcttacTTGCTTCCctcttgcacaagcctcacaaacattgtcttccttgaacttgatgttaggtaaccctatcaccatgTCCtgggagactaatttgttgagtggattcagacttgcatgaccaagtcttttgtgccacaagaggggatcattgtccaacacactcaagAAAGTAAGTTCATTTTTTgaaagagtagacaaatctacaatgtaaattatttaccgtgaaaatggtaacaataatcaaATTTGTGAattggattctaaaaatatgtgatctattctcgagctagttgttagagcagttgatgctaagaatgtgaagtttaaagatgaaatgcaagctaaaagggggtagtaatcaaaccgaggggcttgttgCCCAAAAGTAGgactggtcgatggaggacctTAGGGTCGATATTCGGGTCAAGCTCAAGCTATCGAGGTcaatcgggaatgggataacagttaagatatgattaaataaagctctttatggccaatataaAGCGAtaagatgaagaacaagtaagaaggtATTAAATTCTAAATGGCCTCGAGCCAGTGAGGGCAAGGGTGATAaagaggagaaagagagagaagatattattgcacttgagtagaatagttggagctctaCCTTTACAGGGTGTTAAAgactccccttttatagaaaAGGGGAGCCCAAACTCAGTACAAGATACGTTGCGTGATAAAAGAAATGAGATGTGACAACCGGCTAGCTTTATGACGTATGCATGGGCTGATGTCGAGCCGCTTGAATAGACCTGATCGACCCCGAGTACATTTCTCGGGAGATTCCTACGTTCGTCAGGACTTCGGTCGATATTATCTTTGGCAGGGCACCAGCCGATCTTGAGGCAAGTGACTGGCTCAAGATCTCGGGCTTCCTGGATCACCCTTCATAGTATTTTGTCAAGGAGAAATCGGCCTCCTATATTTCACCtcacacagatagtctccgcatttcttagagggaagtgataagaaatgattttgacaccccACTTCTTGGTCTCCCATGACGACGTCGTGCTGACGGTGCAGCCCCCCCTTTACAAGTGTCGAGATGCTTTGCCTTTCCGCTTCTCCAGGATCACCCGAAATGTTGCGACTCTTCATTCTTAGAAATTATGTCATTGCTATCAGTTCAGCTTCTATGAACGTATTGATTGCGCCTACAGTTAAACTTTTCGAGGGCGGTAATGGTGCCGTCGGTTACTCTACCCTCCCTATAAATGGGGCTTTTTTGTGGTTGGCTTTTTATTCAAACTTCCTTTGATACCCATCTTTTCTTCCTTTCCTGCTATCTTGTGTTTCTGTCATCTCGTCATGTTTGAGGCCCGCAGCCTCAAGATATTATGTCATGTGCACCTTAACCCAACTCTCGATCCCTTTTTGGTTGAGCAAAGTTGTATTGCTAtgatgttgctgttgttgttgttgttgttgcagtcGTCGTTGGCCCGAGGTGATGAGGCAGAGGGCCGATTTCCTCCGACCTTGGGGGATACTTTagattatgcaccgctgctcgAGAGGGGGCTCGGGTTATACATCGCTACTCACCCTCCTCCTTTGGCTCGACGTGTTACATCTGTTTTAGATTCCTGGGGAGTGTGGTGGCGGTCTCTGCTGGCTATTCCCTTACGTGCcgaggcaacgtctcaagaagtggcttcaaaatGGCAGTACTGGAGGAGTTCTTactagccaaatttttcacccaaCCACTTCTTGTGTTCTTCCGGCTTCTCCTTAGTCATTTTGCTCTTCTCCCCTACCTTCCTTTTCTATACcctcccttttgaagatgccattccggAGGATTAGGATGAGGTCCTCGAGGGGATTtgacttggaagatattgtctttgaggtcatatgcCTGAGAGGATGATGACAGAGACGTAGCATTTCAGGGAATAGGCTAGGTCCTTAGGCTCTTGTTGTATGCATACCATTTGTACTTCTTTTTCTTTACATAAGGATCCCCTGTgggattttgtaatcatatgtaaggaccccccgAGGGTCGTTGTAAGCGAACACTTGtataaatacaaagatattttcttgattCCTTCCTTCGACACTTGTTGTATCTGTTTATATTATTAGCAGCTTTGAATGCATGATCTTGTTTTATTGCTTGTGATACTGACCTTGGATGTTAGTATTCTTCCCAACCTGTGGTTGATAAAATGGCTTCATGTGGGGTCCTTCATGACTTCTCAAAATGAACCTAAATTAGGCCAATAACCTCAGGCCGCCGGGACCCTTTCTCTGCATGATAGCGTGGATAATATCTTCGGGCCTCATAATATTCTTCAAGAAAAAACTTACCTGAGGACTTGTGGTCCTGGGACATTGGTAACTTCTTAGAAACGATCTCTGAACGGAGGCCTGACCGTGCTTCGGGCCACCCTGGTCATCACTCGGAGCCTGTTTTGCACGGGTGTTTGTTAGAGATGCCTATTTCTTCATAAACTAGCCTTCTTTGGTGGAAGCCTTTTGAGGCTGTATTCCAATCTTGTGTTGGTGAAGGCATTATTGGCATGCTATAGGGTTGTCTTGCTATGACGGAGGTCTTCGGGGTTGAGCATTACCTCGAGACTGGAGGCGGTGCCGATGGTTGGTGCCTTTGGTTTTGAATCATTACCGCCCTTCCCACATGTAACATGAGGTTGCTTTCGCTTCCCGTAGGTCCTCGGGGTTTGCTGATTCCATGGTGTCGGTGGGTCATGCCCTTAGCGGCTATTTATTCGGGGAACGGTAGAGACCGGGCACGACGATAAATGGGATGTGCGCTTCATAATCATAATGGAGCTTTTATCGGGGCGAGATGGGCCCGTGCTTCTGAGGAGAGTGCATCATTCGAGCCTGACGTTCCTGGAGTCTTTGGTTCCAGAGCAGCGATTCTTCCGGGCAAATATGGTTGGGCCACCAGGTGTGTGCTCGAACGTTGAGTAGGTTTGCCCTCCACATCATGGTGAGTTTCTGCATGATTCCTTCGTATCTCGGATCTTCCCTTTCTTATGAGGTTTTCCCTTCGTAAGTCTCCGACGAACCCAGGGTTTGAGCCGCTCTGCTAAGGGTCTATACTTCGGGGGGCCTTGGGTAAGGGTAAGCCCCCTAGGCTTCTTGGCGAGGGGAAGAAGGGGTCGATTCGGTGTACTGGCGGTTCGGGACATATCGGAGCTCGCATTATAGAAGCCTTTTGGTGAGGCAGGAGCCTTCTTGTGGTAAGTGTTTTGCCTTTTCAACCTTTGAGTTTAGACTTTGCTTATTTTTTAGCTGTATAGAAAAGGCGAATGCTTAGGAGTACCTTAGGGGCAGAGCCGATCGAGCCAGGAATGCCTGTGGTGAACTGAAGTATCAAATTCAGGCTCGAGCTTCAATCTGAGTGGACATGATCGTGAAGCTGTGGCTTGATTCCTCAAAAGTCCGGGTTGAGAATAACCGGCGCCCGGACTAGTATAGTACTGAGTCGGACTGAGGATGATGAGGGAGTGGCGACTTGTTGCTAATGTCCGAGCCGGGTTGGAATGGGCCCTCGAGGGATACGTTCATCGTAGATCTTCGGGACAGGCGCTTAAAGAGACCTACGCCAGGGGTTCCGTCCATCTAGAAGGATTTGCTTGGGCGAAGGTGGTCAAGCGTGATGCTCGGTTACTTATTGACGATGCCATAGAGAGTGAGGCTGGGGCTGGTGGGCCGTAACCGTTTTGGGGTAGAGTGTAGATTTTGAGACtttgtattttgttgtttataGAGCATGCTTGTAGATGGAGAGCGCATCTTTTGCGCAtatataaaatgagagaaatcTTGAAGTTTTACCTTCTTTGTATCTCTTCCATTATTGCCTTTGACCAAGCGGGCTGGTTTCCGTGTTTTGGCGGGATCCTCGTAGGTCCTAAACTAATTAGGCAGGCCCGGAGGCCTTTAAGTGTGATCCTTGACATGAGGAGGCATTGGGGCCTCTGTGCTTTGCCCAGCTATTTAGGCTCAGTCTCTAAGTCAGGCTTTTACTCGAGCTTGCCTGTCATTCGGTCTTTTGTGCCCGTGCGGGTGGATGGTGATTGTTCTCATTTCTCTCCCTCTGGcatttgttgtttcaactatttcgggttcagtctccaagtcgcgttgcgatttgagctttaattgacccttaattTCTTTCCTGCCTACATGGGCAGATGACGGTGGCCTTTTGTGtttcgggtcgaagtgaccttacaggtgcGTGGCTCGGAGGCTCACTCGGCTAGCAACAatggcatttatgccgtgcccttaggtAAATTGCAGTTTAcctatttcgggtccagtctccgagtcgtgttgcgactcgagctttaattgacccttaagttcttttgattttctgaccggcgatagtgcctcttacgCTGTTTTGGTCGTTGAGAAATTTTAATATGTGGCTCGGAGGCTTCATAGTTAACCATTTTGgatccagtctccgaatcggtttatgattcgagctcattttaatcctcaagttgtcaatatTCAAGctagcaacaatggctcttacgttgtttggtcgtagagaccttttagtgtgcggactggaggctcgtttggctggagACATTGGTTCTTACGCTGTTTTTCCCGTGGGATTTGCCTGACCCGTTatcggttctggaagaaccttgatttcaattcaatatcggcgatgtttgagcacctcagaaggttcatagctcgtaggctgagtaggttgaagccttgtgattttgagctgacatggtcaaagcttgtttttgcctattgagggatgattgttttaaccggttctttcaaAAGTATATTCAAAGTACTGGCCTGCaatttttgtttagcgacggtcaGGCGTCCCCGAGTTGCATTATTTTGGCTttatcagccattttgaccgtag
This region includes:
- the LOC138875029 gene encoding uncharacterized protein, which produces MTNPQDNPGTPPPPTPSNSSTPPPPSTSPKPRLRRVKMLARKTVASGALKKKLNEILKASEVQDSDSNSDSESYKSASEGEGPGSSNSEKTQESPSKVEESGKKSKGSSSSEAAEGLLNLSTQGDEPGSSTEVTLADLLKKVVGRATRSRVKQSKSDLQKALAEKKLGEILDIPSEGFDDYTSSSKKTPINSKVRALVQECEAKDAEVGRLEDRVAYVESERDALRTELTKEK